From Silvimonas iriomotensis, a single genomic window includes:
- a CDS encoding HPr family phosphocarrier protein codes for MHSETFVFTDEAGLHTRPAASLVQLARTLNAEIILQRAGKSAPATNLLKLMGLGIVEGDEVTILADGEDAAEAVRQVRELLGAAHG; via the coding sequence ATGCATAGCGAAACTTTTGTATTTACCGATGAAGCCGGCCTGCATACCCGCCCGGCGGCCAGCCTGGTGCAACTTGCCCGTACGCTGAACGCAGAGATCATCCTGCAGCGGGCCGGCAAAAGCGCGCCAGCCACCAATCTGCTTAAACTGATGGGGCTGGGCATTGTTGAAGGCGACGAGGTCACCATCCTGGCCGATGGCGAAGATGCTGCCGAGGCAGTGCGCCAGGTGCGCGAACTCCTTGGCGCAGCCCATGGCTGA